One genomic region from Candidatus Hydrogenedentota bacterium encodes:
- a CDS encoding DUF4838 domain-containing protein, with the protein MVFSKLPKLISIRVASEHPAVDLAAEELTQYLERLTGSYAAVNNGAAESLALGLMADFPEISAPGVADPDLDDAIHIDTTGATGIIAGINPRSVLLAVYRYLTELGCRWVRPGDDGAYAPKLDELRDVRVSETPSCRHRAVCIEGAVSYEHVRDMVDWLPKLGFNGYFIQFREGHTFFDRWYRHTGNPNRQGAPLSIPKAREYTALLEHEIKRRGLLYHKVGHGWTCEPFGIPGLGWDKQARSAPPDVAKYLAEVNGKRDFWKGVALDTNLCYSNPEVRRMVVDAVVAYARDHPNIDYLHFWLADGTNNNCECAECARARPSDFYVMMLNELDGRLSEAGLKTRIVFLIYVDLLWPPVKEKFENPDRFVLMFAPIVRTYSETFEASETLPELPPFERNKLEFPKSVDDNVAFLKAWQEMFDGDSFDFDYHLMWDHSNDPGHMQISRTIAEDMKGLAKIGLNGYVSCQIQRIFLPTGLAMTAMGQTLWNAAADFDILADDYFASAFGTDGAACRDYLERLTELFDPVYIRGEKGWADPEQAQRFAKVPGLIQSFMPVIDANLDSDAPCHRASWFYLKHHAQLALGLARAFHAKALGQDHEARREWESTKQLAWDKEPALHPVLDTWLFAMTALEAKFVPGKGDGAPA; encoded by the coding sequence ATGGTATTCAGCAAATTGCCGAAACTTATTTCAATACGGGTAGCTAGCGAGCACCCCGCCGTCGACCTGGCCGCGGAGGAGCTGACACAGTACCTTGAACGGCTTACGGGCTCTTACGCCGCCGTGAACAACGGCGCTGCCGAAAGCTTGGCCTTGGGACTGATGGCGGACTTTCCCGAAATCAGCGCCCCGGGCGTGGCCGACCCGGACCTGGACGATGCCATTCACATCGATACAACGGGCGCCACGGGGATTATCGCGGGCATCAATCCGCGGAGCGTGTTGCTGGCCGTGTACCGGTATCTGACGGAACTGGGCTGCCGGTGGGTGCGGCCCGGCGACGACGGGGCCTACGCGCCAAAGCTCGACGAACTGAGGGACGTCCGCGTTTCTGAGACTCCCTCCTGTCGCCACCGCGCCGTGTGCATCGAGGGGGCGGTCAGTTACGAGCACGTGCGGGATATGGTGGACTGGCTTCCGAAACTGGGATTCAACGGGTACTTCATTCAGTTTCGCGAAGGTCACACGTTTTTCGACCGATGGTACCGGCACACCGGCAACCCCAACAGGCAAGGCGCGCCGCTCTCGATCCCAAAAGCCCGCGAATATACCGCGTTGCTCGAGCACGAGATCAAGCGGCGCGGGCTGCTGTATCACAAAGTCGGGCACGGGTGGACCTGCGAGCCCTTCGGCATTCCCGGGCTGGGCTGGGACAAGCAGGCCCGCAGCGCCCCGCCCGATGTGGCGAAATACCTGGCCGAGGTCAACGGCAAACGCGATTTCTGGAAAGGCGTGGCCCTCGACACCAACCTCTGCTATTCGAATCCCGAGGTGCGGCGCATGGTCGTCGACGCCGTTGTCGCGTATGCCCGCGATCATCCGAACATCGACTACCTGCATTTTTGGCTGGCTGACGGCACAAACAACAACTGCGAGTGCGCGGAATGCGCCAGGGCGCGGCCATCCGATTTCTACGTCATGATGCTGAACGAGCTCGACGGCCGCCTTTCGGAGGCCGGGCTCAAGACGCGGATCGTGTTTCTGATCTACGTGGACCTCTTGTGGCCGCCGGTGAAGGAGAAGTTCGAGAACCCCGACCGTTTCGTCCTGATGTTCGCCCCGATTGTACGGACCTACAGCGAGACGTTCGAAGCGAGCGAGACCCTGCCCGAGTTGCCGCCGTTCGAGCGCAACAAGCTCGAGTTCCCGAAGAGCGTGGATGACAATGTCGCGTTTCTGAAGGCCTGGCAAGAGATGTTCGACGGCGACAGCTTCGATTTCGACTACCACCTGATGTGGGACCACTCGAACGACCCCGGTCACATGCAGATTTCGCGCACAATCGCGGAGGATATGAAGGGGCTGGCGAAAATCGGGCTGAACGGTTACGTGAGCTGCCAGATCCAGCGCATCTTCCTCCCGACGGGTCTCGCCATGACCGCCATGGGGCAAACCCTCTGGAACGCAGCGGCGGATTTCGACATCTTGGCCGATGACTATTTCGCGAGCGCCTTCGGGACGGACGGCGCCGCCTGCCGCGACTATCTCGAACGGTTAACCGAGCTCTTCGACCCCGTATACATCCGCGGCGAGAAAGGGTGGGCGGATCCCGAGCAAGCGCAACGTTTCGCGAAAGTCCCGGGCCTCATTCAGAGCTTCATGCCGGTGATCGACGCGAATCTCGACTCGGATGCCCCCTGCCACCGTGCTTCCTGGTTCTACCTGAAACACCACGCGCAACTCGCGCTGGGATTGGCACGGGCGTTTCACGCCAAGGCGCTCGGCCAAGACCACGAAGCCAGGAGAGAATGGGAAAGCACCAAACAACTGGCATGGGACAAGGAACCGGCCCTGCACCCCGTGCTCGATACCTGGCTCTTTGCCATGACCGCCCTCGAAGCCAAGTTTGTCCCGGGAAAAGGCGACGGCGCGCCGGCCTGA
- a CDS encoding anion transporter: MHTAVGIFIFVYLGMILGGFPGLAMDRTGVALLGALVLIVTGEVAPDQAWDAVDVPTIGLLFGLMVVSAQFRLGGFYAFAARRVAAVSFSPPMLLAVLLAVVAGLSAVLTNDIICLAMTPLLVEGCARRNLNPVPLLLGLACAANIGSAATLIGNPQNMLIGQALSLSFASYLVDAVPAVLLSLFVTWAVLALLYRNRWRLVSPPVSADSPPLNVWQTTKGTIVLTLLIASFLFLPVPREVIALGAAGLLLVSRKMHSREMLGVVDWHLLVLFIGLFVVNDAFRACGALERVFETAQNSGVNLSQPAWLFVTTTVLSNLVSNVPATMLLLPAATHPMSGAILALSSTFAGNLIIVGSIANIIVVEQARLLGVRISWAEHARAGVPVTMLTLIIAGAWLMLRMHL, translated from the coding sequence ATGCATACAGCCGTTGGCATATTCATTTTCGTCTATCTGGGCATGATACTTGGCGGTTTTCCGGGATTGGCCATGGACCGCACGGGAGTGGCCCTGCTGGGAGCGCTCGTTCTCATTGTGACCGGCGAGGTCGCGCCCGACCAGGCATGGGACGCCGTCGATGTCCCCACGATCGGGCTTCTGTTCGGCTTGATGGTGGTTTCCGCGCAGTTTCGGCTGGGGGGGTTCTATGCGTTCGCCGCGCGGCGCGTGGCCGCGGTTTCGTTCTCCCCGCCGATGCTGCTGGCGGTTCTGCTGGCGGTTGTTGCCGGGTTATCGGCCGTACTGACGAACGACATCATCTGCCTGGCCATGACGCCTCTCCTGGTCGAAGGGTGCGCGCGCCGAAATCTGAACCCGGTTCCGCTCTTGCTGGGACTGGCCTGCGCCGCAAACATCGGCTCCGCGGCGACTTTGATCGGCAACCCGCAGAATATGCTGATCGGCCAGGCGCTGTCCCTTTCTTTTGCTTCGTATCTCGTGGATGCGGTTCCGGCGGTTCTGCTGAGTCTTTTTGTGACGTGGGCTGTTCTTGCACTGCTGTACAGAAACCGTTGGCGCCTTGTATCGCCGCCCGTATCCGCCGATTCCCCTCCGCTCAATGTCTGGCAGACAACCAAGGGGACAATCGTGCTGACGCTGCTTATTGCCTCGTTTCTATTCTTGCCCGTCCCCAGGGAAGTGATCGCGCTTGGGGCCGCGGGCCTGTTGCTGGTGAGCCGGAAGATGCACTCGCGTGAAATGCTCGGAGTGGTGGACTGGCATCTGCTGGTGCTCTTCATCGGCCTGTTCGTGGTCAACGACGCATTCAGAGCATGCGGTGCGCTGGAGAGAGTGTTCGAGACGGCGCAGAACTCGGGCGTCAATCTGTCGCAGCCGGCATGGCTGTTCGTGACCACCACCGTGCTGTCCAACCTGGTGTCCAACGTGCCCGCCACGATGCTGCTGCTGCCTGCCGCGACGCATCCCATGTCGGGGGCCATCCTGGCCTTATCGAGCACCTTTGCCGGCAACCTCATTATCGTGGGGAGCATCGCGAACATCATCGTGGTCGAGCAGGCGCGCCTGTTGGGTGTGCGCATCTCGTGGGCCGAACACGCCCGTGCCGGAGTGCCGGTAACCATGCTCACCCTCATCATCGCCGGCGCCTGGCTCATGTTGCGCATGCATCTGTAG
- a CDS encoding sugar phosphate isomerase/epimerase: protein MKYSVTSVMLPELDVAETCDLLQQLGYDGIEWRVRYTPENALGKGYSMWGEHKSGLSPANIAQKAGEVAKITADHGLEICAIAANLRCDEFDEIKRLADGVARMGPIPIRLGAPTDYDRSANYNDLYKRAVGAYSKAIDVLKPYGIRCFIEIHGGTLFPSASLAYRIAVNFKPDEMGVIYDVNNMAKDGFETFRIGMELLGAYLQHCHAGGWEPVPGEPDEKGTVPWSYQGCDLAESILDIPQFIKDLNAVGYQGFISIEDFRPVEPREKLKRQIDYLRSLE from the coding sequence ATGAAATACAGCGTGACCAGCGTCATGTTGCCCGAGCTTGATGTGGCCGAAACCTGCGACCTGTTGCAGCAACTCGGGTACGACGGCATCGAGTGGCGCGTCCGATACACGCCTGAAAACGCGCTCGGCAAAGGCTACAGCATGTGGGGTGAACATAAGTCCGGCCTGTCTCCCGCGAACATTGCACAAAAAGCCGGCGAGGTTGCCAAAATCACCGCGGACCACGGCCTCGAGATCTGCGCCATCGCCGCCAATCTCCGGTGCGACGAATTCGACGAGATCAAACGGCTTGCGGACGGTGTGGCGCGCATGGGCCCGATTCCTATCCGCCTGGGCGCTCCCACGGACTACGATCGCTCAGCCAATTACAACGACCTGTACAAACGCGCCGTCGGCGCTTACAGCAAGGCGATCGACGTGCTCAAACCCTACGGCATCCGCTGTTTCATCGAAATCCATGGCGGCACGCTGTTTCCAAGCGCCTCGCTGGCCTACCGCATCGCCGTCAACTTCAAGCCTGATGAAATGGGCGTCATCTACGACGTCAACAACATGGCCAAGGACGGGTTCGAGACCTTCCGCATCGGCATGGAGCTTCTTGGCGCCTATCTCCAACACTGCCACGCGGGAGGCTGGGAACCGGTCCCGGGCGAACCCGACGAAAAGGGCACGGTCCCGTGGTCATACCAGGGATGCGACCTGGCCGAGAGCATCCTCGACATCCCCCAGTTCATCAAGGACCTCAATGCCGTGGGCTACCAGGGATTCATCTCGATCGAGGACTTCCGTCCCGTGGAACCCCGCGAAAAACTCAAACGCCAAATCGACTATCTCAGGTCATTGGAATGA
- a CDS encoding DUF1559 domain-containing protein has product MKKRYGFTLIELLVVIAIIGILAAILLPALARAREAARRASCANNLKQMGIVFKMYANESKGEKWPTFMADVTTTKLDCTAPGFPPTTKVGLLAAGPCVPAIYPEYLTDPNIIVCPSDSEHTKDGLINAVTGETDFGYPCDNANQGWALIDSSYWYLGWVFDQGTNVPPADPLTFVLLQAVFESVPTPPTATADEVSGQMCAAVGLLITQLQDGNVNAADADASVGAPFGNGGGDTIYRLREGIERFMITDINNPAGSAQAQSEIWVMADLLSTEVSLMNHVPGGANVLYMDGHVEFLRYSEFGEAPVNAATAILVSIIGS; this is encoded by the coding sequence ATGAAGAAGAGGTATGGCTTTACTTTGATTGAGTTGCTGGTTGTTATCGCAATCATCGGCATCCTGGCGGCAATCCTGCTGCCCGCACTCGCCCGCGCACGCGAAGCGGCCCGCCGCGCAAGTTGCGCCAATAACCTCAAACAGATGGGTATCGTGTTCAAGATGTATGCAAACGAAAGCAAGGGCGAGAAGTGGCCTACCTTTATGGCTGATGTGACCACAACAAAGCTGGATTGCACGGCGCCAGGGTTCCCGCCGACCACTAAGGTCGGTCTGCTTGCCGCGGGACCGTGCGTGCCGGCGATCTATCCGGAATACCTGACCGATCCCAATATTATCGTCTGCCCGTCGGACTCGGAGCACACGAAGGACGGCCTGATCAATGCCGTCACGGGAGAAACCGATTTCGGGTATCCGTGCGATAACGCCAACCAGGGCTGGGCGCTTATCGACTCGAGCTACTGGTATCTCGGATGGGTGTTCGACCAAGGCACCAATGTTCCGCCTGCCGACCCTCTGACATTTGTGCTTCTTCAAGCAGTTTTTGAGTCGGTGCCTACGCCTCCAACGGCAACCGCGGACGAGGTTTCCGGGCAGATGTGCGCAGCGGTGGGTCTCCTGATAACGCAACTCCAGGACGGAAATGTTAATGCGGCTGACGCGGATGCAAGTGTTGGCGCTCCCTTTGGGAATGGCGGCGGCGACACCATCTATCGTCTGCGCGAGGGTATCGAACGGTTCATGATCACCGACATCAACAATCCGGCAGGGAGTGCACAGGCCCAGAGTGAGATCTGGGTTATGGCGGACCTTCTCTCGACCGAAGTCTCCCTGATGAACCACGTCCCGGGCGGCGCAAATGTCCTGTATATGGACGGCCACGTCGAGTTCTTGCGGTACAGTGAATTCGGCGAAGCTCCGGTCAACGCGGCGACGGCGATCCTGGTATCGATTATTGGCTCGTAA